A window of Garra rufa unplaced genomic scaffold, GarRuf1.0 hap1_unplaced_853, whole genome shotgun sequence contains these coding sequences:
- the LOC141317377 gene encoding histone H4 has protein sequence MSGRGKGGKGLGKGGAKRHRKVLRDNIQGITKPAIRRLARRGGVKRISGLIYEETRGVLKVFLENVIRDAVTYTEHAKRKTVTAMDVVYALKRQGRTLYGFGG, from the coding sequence ATGTCTGGAAGAGGCAAAGGCGGCAAAGGTCTTGGAAAAGGAGGCGCTAAGCGTCACCGTAAAGTTCTGCGCGATAACATCCAAGGAATCACCAAACCCGCCATTCGTCGTCTCGCTCGCCGTGGCGGTGTCAAGCGTATTTCCGGTCTGATCTATGAAGAGACCCGCGGTGTGCTGAAAGTGTTTCTGGAGAACGTGATCCGAGATGCCGTTACCTACACCGAACACGCCAAGAGAAAGACCGTCACCGCCATGGACGTCGTGTACGCTCTGAAACGACAGGGACGCACTCTGTACGGCTTTGGAGGTTAA